From a single Adhaeribacter swui genomic region:
- a CDS encoding LLM class flavin-dependent oxidoreductase, whose amino-acid sequence MTQSKKLSEIPVSVLDLVPVLAGHTPADSFRNSLELAQAAERLGYKRYWMAEHHNMVGIASSATAVLIGYIAGGTSTIRVGSGGIMLPNHAPLVVAEQFGTLASLYPNRIDLGLGRAPGSDQLTAMALRRSLTGSVNDFPDNVEELRTYLSNDNSTSPVRAIPGEGLNVPLYILGSSTFGAQLAGLMGLPYAFASHFAPTYLQAALQVYRENFRPSESLKEPYAMVALNAIVADTEQEAHRLATSLYASFINVIRGKSQPLQPPVDNMDDIWDANEAYAVQQMLRYSFVGNPEQVKESLQSFVDSTQADELIISSHIYDQAARVRSYELIAELKQEPASVTI is encoded by the coding sequence ATGACACAGTCGAAAAAACTTTCGGAAATACCCGTTTCGGTGCTGGATTTGGTGCCTGTTTTGGCCGGACATACGCCCGCTGATTCGTTCCGGAATAGTTTGGAATTAGCCCAGGCCGCTGAACGCTTGGGATATAAACGATATTGGATGGCCGAGCACCACAATATGGTAGGCATTGCCAGCTCGGCTACGGCCGTATTAATTGGGTATATTGCCGGAGGTACTTCTACCATCCGAGTAGGTTCCGGGGGGATTATGTTGCCGAACCATGCCCCCTTGGTGGTAGCGGAGCAGTTTGGTACGCTGGCTTCGTTGTACCCCAACCGCATTGATTTAGGCTTAGGCCGGGCTCCCGGCTCCGACCAACTTACGGCTATGGCCTTGCGGCGCAGTTTAACCGGTTCGGTCAATGATTTTCCGGATAACGTGGAGGAGCTGCGCACGTATTTATCCAACGATAACAGTACCTCGCCGGTGCGGGCCATTCCGGGCGAAGGCTTAAATGTGCCCCTTTATATCTTAGGTTCTAGCACTTTTGGCGCCCAGTTAGCCGGCCTGATGGGTTTGCCTTACGCTTTTGCCAGCCATTTTGCGCCTACGTATTTACAAGCAGCTTTACAAGTGTACCGCGAAAACTTCCGGCCCTCCGAAAGTTTAAAAGAACCCTATGCCATGGTGGCCCTTAATGCCATTGTCGCGGATACCGAACAAGAAGCGCACCGGTTAGCTACCAGTTTGTATGCTTCTTTTATTAACGTAATTCGCGGAAAATCGCAGCCTTTGCAACCCCCCGTTGATAACATGGACGATATTTGGGATGCCAATGAGGCTTACGCGGTACAACAAATGCTCCGTTATTCTTTCGTGGGTAATCCGGAGCAGGTAAAAGAAAGCTTGCAATCCTTTGTGGATAGCACCCAAGCCGATGAACTGATTATTTCGTCGCACATCTACGACCAGGCCGCCCGCGTTCGTTCTTACGAATTAATTGCCGAGTTAAAACAGGAACCGGCCAGCGTAACTATTTAG
- a CDS encoding DUF92 domain-containing protein, with protein MPVFSADIWWVVGFLILGMWLSVVTRKLTVAGAFTGGALGIAIFLGTGYVGLIMLGVFFVLGTLATSWKLKYKQSLGLAELNKGRRTAGQAFANGGVAAIMGLLAWVFPEHATVYRVMLAAGFAAATADTLSSELGNVYGRRFYHVLTGKKAMRGQNGVISLQGTLLGILGSGIISAIYGFSFGWGTPVLGIVVAGTIGNFFDSILGTTLENRGWLSNNAVNFLNTLVGALAGGAFYLLS; from the coding sequence ATGCCGGTTTTTAGCGCAGATATCTGGTGGGTAGTTGGCTTTTTAATTTTAGGCATGTGGCTGAGCGTAGTTACCCGAAAACTAACGGTGGCTGGCGCTTTTACCGGGGGAGCTTTGGGCATAGCCATTTTCCTGGGAACTGGTTACGTGGGCTTAATCATGCTGGGTGTTTTTTTTGTGCTGGGTACCCTGGCCACTTCCTGGAAATTAAAATACAAACAAAGTCTAGGACTGGCCGAGTTAAACAAAGGCCGTCGGACGGCGGGGCAGGCTTTTGCCAATGGGGGAGTAGCGGCCATTATGGGCTTGTTAGCCTGGGTTTTCCCGGAGCACGCTACGGTATACCGGGTTATGTTGGCCGCCGGTTTTGCCGCTGCTACCGCCGATACGCTTTCGTCGGAGTTGGGCAACGTGTATGGTCGTCGGTTTTACCACGTTCTTACGGGTAAAAAAGCAATGCGGGGCCAAAATGGGGTAATTAGTTTGCAGGGTACGCTTTTGGGTATTTTGGGAAGTGGTATTATTAGCGCTATTTACGGATTTAGTTTTGGTTGGGGCACTCCGGTGCTTGGCATTGTAGTGGCAGGTACCATCGGCAACTTCTTCGATTCTATTTTGGGAACTACTCTGGAAAACCGAGGTTGGCTGTCGAATAATGCCGTTAATTTTTTAAATACCTTGGTGGGCGCCTTGGCCGGTGGGGCCTTTTACCTGCTTAGTTAA
- a CDS encoding EamA family transporter: protein MWILFALLAALTSAIVVTLSKAAIKNVDSSLVFAIQGIFILIISWGVVTFQGNLSHVTQIERRTWLFLGIAGVLTCISSLLAFYALKLGDASRVSPLERLSLVFAILFAAIFLKERVDWPIILGGLLMAGGAIIIAVYGQSAK, encoded by the coding sequence ATGTGGATTCTTTTTGCTTTGCTAGCCGCTCTTACTTCTGCTATTGTAGTTACCTTATCTAAAGCCGCCATTAAAAACGTAGATTCCAGTTTGGTTTTTGCTATTCAGGGCATATTCATTTTGATAATTTCGTGGGGAGTAGTCACATTTCAGGGCAACCTATCGCACGTAACGCAAATTGAACGCCGCACCTGGTTGTTTTTGGGGATTGCGGGCGTATTAACCTGCATCTCGTCGTTACTGGCTTTTTATGCTTTAAAGCTGGGCGATGCCTCGCGGGTATCCCCGCTGGAACGCTTGTCTTTAGTTTTTGCTATTCTTTTTGCGGCCATTTTTTTAAAAGAACGGGTAGATTGGCCCATTATTCTGGGTGGCCTTTTAATGGCCGGTGGGGCTATTATTATTGCGGTTTACGGCCAGTCTGCTAAATAA
- a CDS encoding MCP four helix bundle domain-containing protein: MKMLYKIHNKAKPALLLMVVVLIVLGSSFIEKSLMKDMNSSVSSIYKDRLIPASELFFMNDLMYNKRFILDQYLLHPSVEQKAATTRQLAAYTRQIDSTIQKFETTYLVDEESRRLQAFKANMNRYNALEQRLLSNPPLSGRNTQEIAWIFKAIHQELVLLSDIQIKVGKELLHSSDAIQGNARILSNLQIAVIVIITLIVQQALLLDRHPLIPKNLKNFRLN, encoded by the coding sequence ATGAAGATGTTATATAAAATTCATAACAAAGCCAAACCCGCCTTGCTCCTGATGGTAGTGGTACTGATTGTGCTGGGTAGCAGTTTTATCGAGAAAAGTTTAATGAAAGATATGAACAGTTCGGTTTCTTCTATTTACAAAGACCGTTTGATTCCAGCTTCCGAACTTTTCTTTATGAACGATTTAATGTACAATAAAAGGTTTATTCTGGACCAATACCTGCTCCACCCCTCCGTTGAGCAAAAAGCCGCAACAACCCGGCAGCTAGCGGCTTATACCAGGCAAATCGACTCTACCATTCAGAAATTTGAAACTACTTACCTGGTAGATGAAGAAAGCCGGCGGTTGCAAGCGTTTAAAGCAAACATGAACCGCTATAATGCCCTGGAGCAGCGATTATTAAGTAACCCGCCCCTATCTGGCAGAAACACCCAGGAAATTGCCTGGATTTTTAAAGCCATTCACCAAGAACTGGTTTTACTCAGCGATATTCAGATTAAAGTGGGCAAAGAATTATTGCATAGCTCCGATGCCATACAAGGCAACGCCCGAATTTTAAGCAATTTACAAATTGCCGTTATCGTAATTATTACCCTAATCGTGCAACAAGCTTTATTATTGGACCGGCACCCGCTTATTCCAAAAAATTTAAAAAATTTTCGATTAAACTAA
- a CDS encoding SixA phosphatase family protein: MKKTVAVFAFLLGLFFVYRSGRAGNLYPDQPPKTKTTIVYLVRHAEKSTTNPDDNDPDLTPAGYARAKALQKHLQNIPIDVFLSSPYKRTRLTLTPLAAGREIGTYPAHGYTALKKLITGKYAGETIIVAGHSNTLLDIIETFGAAKPVRAISDSKYDYIFKLTLRPGKKAKVETATFGQPTT; the protein is encoded by the coding sequence ATGAAAAAAACTGTAGCTGTTTTTGCCTTTTTACTCGGGTTGTTTTTCGTTTACCGGTCAGGCCGGGCGGGTAATCTGTATCCGGATCAACCGCCCAAAACTAAAACTACCATTGTGTACCTGGTGCGCCACGCCGAAAAAAGTACAACTAATCCCGACGATAACGACCCTGACCTGACGCCGGCAGGTTACGCCCGGGCCAAAGCCTTACAAAAGCATTTGCAAAATATTCCAATTGATGTTTTTCTATCTTCGCCGTACAAGCGTACCCGGTTAACCTTAACCCCGTTAGCTGCCGGGCGCGAAATTGGCACTTACCCGGCGCATGGCTACACCGCTTTAAAAAAACTAATTACCGGTAAATACGCGGGCGAAACCATTATAGTGGCGGGCCACAGTAATACTTTACTAGATATTATTGAAACCTTTGGTGCCGCTAAGCCGGTGCGGGCTATTAGCGATTCTAAATACGATTATATTTTTAAATTAACCTTGCGGCCGGGCAAAAAAGCCAAAGTAGAAACGGCCACTTTCGGACAGCCTACAACGTAA
- the trxA gene encoding thioredoxin, producing MPKKSFQELIQAPGMPVLVDFYADWCGPCKTMAPIIEQVAKNHSGKVKVIKINVDHNQAVAQQYQIQGIPTLILFYQGRILWRQSGVVPAHQLNQIIAQQVANVA from the coding sequence ATGCCTAAAAAATCATTTCAGGAATTAATACAGGCTCCCGGCATGCCGGTTTTAGTTGATTTTTACGCAGATTGGTGCGGTCCTTGTAAAACCATGGCACCCATTATTGAACAGGTTGCTAAAAACCACTCCGGCAAAGTAAAGGTAATTAAAATTAATGTAGATCATAATCAGGCAGTGGCGCAGCAGTATCAGATTCAGGGCATTCCCACGCTAATCTTGTTTTATCAGGGGCGTATTTTGTGGCGTCAGTCGGGGGTTGTTCCAGCGCATCAACTCAATCAGATTATTGCGCAACAGGTAGCAAATGTTGCATAG